From the Burkholderia sp. GAS332 genome, one window contains:
- a CDS encoding amino acid ABC transporter substrate-binding protein, PAAT family, with protein sequence MKKTIAALSLTLMTLSGIAHAADWSGKEIRLAVDPTYPPLEYKMPDGTLTGFGVDIANALCAELHARCVWVETSFDGMIPGLQARKFDAIASSMTITPKRMQQIAFTNKISNAPARLVVRRGSNLLPSAASLKGKRVGVEQGSSQEDYARAQWQPAGVEIVSYQNQDQVYADLTSGRLDASFQASIEASDGFLKKPQGKDFMFSGQPIEDPKYFGLGDGLGLRKDDVALREAFNQALATILANGTYARINNKYFDFDAYGAK encoded by the coding sequence ATGAAAAAGACGATTGCAGCGCTCTCGCTAACCCTTATGACGCTGTCGGGCATCGCCCACGCGGCTGACTGGAGCGGCAAGGAAATCCGCCTCGCCGTTGATCCAACCTACCCGCCGTTGGAGTACAAGATGCCGGACGGCACGCTGACCGGGTTCGGTGTCGACATTGCAAACGCGCTGTGCGCGGAACTGCACGCACGCTGCGTCTGGGTGGAAACCAGTTTCGACGGCATGATTCCAGGCCTGCAGGCGCGCAAGTTTGACGCGATCGCGTCGTCGATGACCATCACGCCCAAGCGCATGCAACAGATCGCATTCACCAACAAGATATCGAACGCTCCTGCCCGCCTGGTGGTCAGGCGCGGCTCGAACCTGTTGCCGAGCGCGGCCTCGCTCAAGGGCAAGCGCGTTGGCGTGGAGCAGGGTTCGAGTCAGGAAGACTACGCTCGCGCGCAGTGGCAGCCAGCGGGGGTGGAAATCGTTTCTTACCAGAATCAGGACCAGGTGTACGCCGATCTGACATCGGGCCGGCTTGACGCCTCGTTTCAGGCTTCGATCGAAGCCAGCGACGGCTTCCTGAAAAAGCCCCAAGGGAAGGATTTCATGTTTTCGGGCCAGCCCATCGAGGATCCGAAGTACTTCGGCCTCGGTGACGGTCTCGGACTGCGCAAGGATGATGTCGCTCTGCGCGAGGCGTTCAATCAGGCGCTGGCGACCATTCTGGCAAACGGGACGTACGCCCGCATCAACAACAAGTACTTCGATTTCGATGCCTACGGCGCGAAGTAG
- a CDS encoding Outer membrane protein (porin) — MKRVIAAVSLSALTGITYAQNGVTLYGRVDNGIQYQTGLATGHQVSLETGNWAPSEFGLKGAEDLGGGTKAIFRLEAGLDTLNGTSMGSLFGRQATVGLTSDVWGTFKLGNFGSYEIQQDSFDVDPQVMQLYALSTLVRGRNWSNAGNGLEYTSPTWGGLTIKGQYDLTNSTTWNAGNPGSGQVGAPQGRSDGIKAQYDGANLELLAIYDEIRDSNGQFSNVYTASRSALVGGTYQVGPVKFYAAYQHLSAPSASDYGYFGTSTPTTQPGGVSLPTVVDHEWAGATWQVSSFTALTAAVYHANANKGNGNATMFTLSGTYNLSKRTFLYSELGYIRNSSTSNIGLDDGNYGANVNNDPVNGSSSNTNPDYGHGQLGAFAGIVTQF, encoded by the coding sequence GTGAAAAGAGTGATTGCAGCCGTGTCGCTATCTGCCTTAACGGGCATTACGTATGCGCAGAACGGTGTCACACTTTACGGTCGCGTGGACAACGGCATTCAATATCAGACGGGCCTGGCTACAGGCCACCAGGTGAGCCTGGAGACGGGGAACTGGGCTCCATCTGAATTCGGACTGAAGGGAGCCGAGGATCTGGGGGGCGGAACAAAAGCGATTTTCCGGCTGGAGGCAGGTCTCGATACATTGAATGGGACCTCCATGGGATCGCTCTTTGGACGTCAGGCCACCGTTGGGCTGACAAGTGATGTCTGGGGCACATTCAAGCTCGGCAACTTCGGAAGCTATGAAATCCAGCAGGACAGCTTTGATGTCGACCCGCAGGTCATGCAACTGTATGCGCTGTCAACTCTGGTTCGCGGACGCAACTGGTCCAATGCTGGCAACGGTCTCGAATACACTTCGCCGACTTGGGGCGGTTTGACGATCAAAGGGCAGTACGACCTGACAAACAGCACCACATGGAATGCTGGCAATCCGGGCAGCGGGCAAGTTGGGGCGCCGCAAGGGCGCTCAGACGGCATCAAGGCGCAATACGATGGAGCGAACCTTGAATTGCTCGCAATCTACGATGAAATTCGCGATTCCAACGGCCAGTTTAGCAACGTGTATACCGCCTCGCGGTCTGCTCTCGTTGGCGGCACCTATCAGGTTGGCCCCGTGAAATTCTATGCTGCGTACCAGCACCTGAGCGCGCCCAGCGCGTCGGACTATGGCTATTTCGGTACTTCGACGCCGACCACGCAGCCGGGCGGCGTTTCCTTGCCGACGGTGGTCGACCATGAATGGGCGGGTGCGACGTGGCAGGTCAGCTCATTTACGGCTCTGACGGCTGCCGTTTATCACGCAAATGCGAACAAGGGGAATGGCAACGCGACGATGTTCACGCTGTCCGGGACGTATAACCTGTCGAAGCGCACGTTCCTGTATTCGGAGTTGGGCTATATCCGCAACAGCTCGACCTCGAACATTGGGTTGGACGATGGCAACTATGGTGCGAATGTGAACAATGATCCGGTCAACGGTAGTAGCAGCAACACCAATCCGGACTACGGTCACGGCCAACTTGGGGCATTCGCAGGCATTGTGACTCAGTTCTAG
- a CDS encoding histidine transport system permease protein, with amino-acid sequence MYFQGFGPALFAGACETIELAMLSLAIAFVLGLCGAAAKLSGRRLLVRCGAVYTTLIRSTPDLVLMLLLFYSTQILLNSVTDALGFAQINIDPFTAGVLTIGFIYGAYFTETFRGALLGVPRGQLEAGVAYGMSGWQVFHRVMFPQMMRLALPGIGNNWQVIVKATALVSIIGLSDVVKAAQDAGKATQNFFLFTLLTGAVYLCITTVSNVVLAWLEVRYAAGVRRAAT; translated from the coding sequence ATGTATTTCCAAGGCTTCGGTCCCGCGCTTTTTGCGGGTGCTTGCGAGACGATCGAACTCGCGATGTTGTCGCTGGCGATCGCATTCGTCCTTGGACTCTGCGGCGCCGCGGCGAAATTGTCCGGGCGGCGCTTGCTGGTTCGCTGCGGTGCGGTCTACACCACCCTGATCCGGTCGACGCCAGATCTGGTGCTTATGCTCCTGCTCTTCTACAGCACCCAAATACTGCTGAATAGCGTTACAGATGCGCTCGGTTTTGCGCAAATCAACATCGATCCGTTCACCGCCGGCGTGCTGACGATTGGTTTTATCTATGGTGCCTACTTCACCGAAACGTTCCGAGGTGCGTTACTTGGCGTGCCCCGAGGTCAGTTGGAGGCGGGCGTGGCATACGGCATGTCCGGTTGGCAGGTGTTCCACAGGGTCATGTTTCCGCAGATGATGCGCCTTGCGTTGCCGGGCATCGGCAACAACTGGCAGGTGATCGTCAAGGCGACCGCACTTGTCTCGATCATCGGTCTGTCGGATGTGGTGAAGGCTGCGCAGGATGCGGGCAAGGCGACCCAGAATTTCTTTCTGTTCACACTGCTGACTGGCGCCGTCTATCTTTGCATTACCACCGTGTCTAATGTGGTTCTGGCATGGCTGGAGGTGCGATATGCAGCAGGTGTGAGGCGGGCGGCGACATGA
- a CDS encoding amino acid ABC transporter membrane protein 2, PAAT family produces MMDIIRQYWQNYLFTDGYQFTGLAITLWLLVASIVLGFVLALPLAIARASSNRLLSAPVWLFTYVFRGTPLYVQLLLCYTGLYSLQVVQSHALLDSFFRSAMNCTLLAFALNECAYVTEIIAGAIKTTPYGEVEAGYAFGMSRFTLHRRIVLPSALRRALPMYSNEVILMLHSTTLAFTATVPDILKVARDVNSATYASFEAFGIAACLYASIAFLLVWIFRKLEKRLLAFLGPASAARNH; encoded by the coding sequence ATGATGGACATCATCCGCCAGTACTGGCAGAACTACCTGTTCACCGATGGATATCAATTCACCGGCCTTGCGATCACGCTATGGCTTCTCGTCGCATCCATCGTGTTGGGTTTCGTGCTCGCACTGCCGCTCGCCATTGCACGTGCCTCAAGCAACCGCTTGCTCTCGGCGCCGGTATGGTTGTTCACGTACGTTTTCAGAGGGACGCCGCTCTATGTGCAGTTGCTCCTCTGCTACACGGGGCTCTACAGCCTGCAAGTCGTGCAGTCACATGCCCTGCTGGACAGTTTCTTCCGGAGCGCCATGAACTGCACTCTGCTGGCATTCGCGCTGAACGAGTGCGCGTATGTGACCGAAATCATAGCAGGTGCGATCAAGACGACCCCGTACGGTGAAGTCGAGGCGGGTTATGCGTTTGGTATGTCGCGGTTCACACTCCATCGACGGATCGTGCTGCCCTCTGCGTTGCGCCGTGCGCTGCCTATGTACAGCAACGAAGTGATACTGATGTTGCATTCGACCACGCTGGCATTTACCGCCACCGTGCCCGACATCCTGAAAGTCGCGCGAGACGTCAACTCTGCGACCTATGCCTCTTTTGAGGCATTCGGTATCGCAGCGTGTCTGTATGCATCTATCGCCTTTTTGCTGGTGTGGATCTTCAGGAAGCTGGAGAAGCGCCTGCTGGCCTTTCTTGGTCCGGCAAGCGCCGCCCGTAATCATTGA
- a CDS encoding L-histidine ABC transporter ATP-binding protein /L-arginine ABC transporter ATP-binding protein /L-lysine ABC transporter ATP-binding protein /L-ornithine ABC transporter ATP-binding protein, giving the protein MTIQPKYKLIVDDVHKRFGSHEVLRGVSLKARAGDVISIIGASGSGKSTFLRCINFLEHSASGRITVGGEEVQMVRDRAGTLRVASAAQLRNVRTRLAMVFQHFNLWSHLTVLENVVEAPISVLGMSRRDAHERARHYLAKVGLGREVEARYPSHLSGGQQQRVAIARALAMEPEVLLFDEPTSALDPELVGEVLRVMQALAEIGRTMVVVTHEMGFARNVSNHVVFLHRGKVEEEGAPGEVLVRPKSERLTQFLSGNLK; this is encoded by the coding sequence ATGACTATCCAACCCAAATACAAATTGATCGTTGACGATGTGCATAAGCGTTTCGGGAGTCACGAGGTACTCAGAGGCGTATCGCTGAAAGCCAGGGCCGGCGATGTCATCAGCATCATTGGGGCAAGTGGGTCGGGGAAAAGCACGTTCCTGCGGTGCATCAATTTTCTAGAGCATTCGGCTTCCGGGCGCATTACCGTGGGCGGTGAAGAGGTCCAGATGGTACGGGACAGGGCAGGGACGCTGCGCGTCGCGAGCGCAGCCCAACTTAGAAACGTCCGTACTCGTCTCGCCATGGTTTTTCAGCACTTCAATCTGTGGTCGCATCTCACTGTTCTTGAGAACGTTGTCGAGGCGCCCATCAGCGTGCTCGGAATGAGTCGTCGCGACGCGCACGAACGCGCCCGGCATTATCTGGCGAAAGTCGGGCTTGGCAGGGAAGTGGAGGCGCGCTACCCGTCGCATCTTTCAGGTGGCCAGCAGCAGCGTGTCGCGATAGCCAGGGCTCTCGCGATGGAACCGGAAGTGTTGCTGTTTGATGAACCGACATCAGCCCTGGATCCCGAACTGGTCGGCGAGGTGTTGCGCGTCATGCAGGCGCTCGCCGAAATTGGGCGCACAATGGTCGTCGTGACGCATGAGATGGGATTCGCGCGGAATGTATCGAATCATGTTGTTTTCCTCCACCGTGGAAAGGTCGAGGAGGAAGGTGCTCCAGGCGAGGTTCTCGTCAGGCCGAAAAGCGAACGTTTGACGCAGTTTTTGTCGGGGAATCTGAAATAG
- a CDS encoding Outer membrane protein (porin) produces MKSFRQLNWPALSTAITVTTAGMVLIVGTAHAQSSVQLYGQIDEWVGSQKSPGAQRTWELGGGGMSTSYWGFKGSEDLGSDFKTIFALEAFFRPQNGQSGRFAGDTFFGRNAYVGVESPYGTLAAGRLTAQLFISTILFNPFADSFQFSPMIYHTYLGMGTFPAYTTDQGSLGDSSWNYAVSYSSPSFGGLTGGVMYALGNQASLASQHKDSAQVLYFNGPLAATAAYQYMNFNTVAGDFANPAAADVVAGLRSQSIAQLGVTYDLKFVKLYSQYMFTRNSVATGDYHVNTCQGGFTVPVAGGTVMASYAYSKDAGGLNQKRSTYALGYDYPSSKRTDLYAAYMSDKFSAQPAGDTFGVGIRAKF; encoded by the coding sequence ATGAAATCATTCAGGCAACTTAACTGGCCCGCCTTGAGTACAGCAATCACGGTAACCACCGCCGGAATGGTGCTAATCGTCGGGACCGCTCACGCGCAATCCAGCGTACAGCTTTACGGACAAATAGACGAATGGGTTGGCTCGCAGAAGTCGCCAGGTGCCCAGCGCACATGGGAACTAGGCGGAGGCGGCATGTCGACCTCCTACTGGGGCTTCAAGGGGAGTGAAGATCTCGGCAGTGACTTCAAGACGATATTCGCGCTTGAAGCGTTCTTTCGTCCACAGAACGGGCAATCTGGACGTTTCGCCGGCGACACGTTTTTCGGCCGCAACGCCTATGTCGGTGTCGAGTCCCCGTACGGCACGCTCGCGGCAGGTCGATTGACAGCCCAACTGTTTATCTCGACCATCCTGTTCAACCCATTCGCCGATTCGTTCCAGTTTTCGCCGATGATCTATCACACGTACCTGGGCATGGGCACGTTCCCCGCCTACACGACGGATCAGGGCAGCCTCGGAGATTCGAGCTGGAACTACGCCGTCAGCTACTCATCACCGAGCTTTGGCGGACTGACTGGCGGCGTCATGTACGCGCTTGGAAATCAGGCCAGCCTCGCCAGCCAGCACAAGGACAGCGCACAGGTTCTGTATTTCAATGGCCCGCTCGCGGCGACCGCCGCCTATCAATATATGAACTTCAACACCGTGGCGGGCGACTTTGCCAATCCGGCGGCCGCCGATGTCGTGGCAGGCCTGCGTAGCCAGAGCATCGCCCAACTCGGCGTTACATATGACCTCAAGTTCGTCAAGCTGTACAGCCAGTACATGTTCACGAGGAACTCAGTTGCGACAGGCGACTATCACGTGAACACGTGTCAAGGCGGCTTCACTGTGCCCGTGGCAGGCGGCACCGTCATGGCCTCGTATGCATACTCGAAGGATGCGGGTGGATTGAACCAAAAACGCAGCACATATGCACTCGGCTACGACTACCCATCGTCCAAGCGCACGGATCTCTACGCGGCATACATGTCCGACAAATTCTCCGCTCAACCGGCCGGCGACACGTTTGGTGTCGGCATACGGGCCAAGTTCTAG
- a CDS encoding N-carbamoyl-L-amino-acid hydrolase → MSLPPLNAERLWSRVEALSRMTLPDVPWTRRAFSPLFEEARAWLRQEFEAAGLTVRQDAGGNLIGSRAGREPGLKPIVTGSHCDTVVGGGRFDGIIGVLAGIEVAHAMQESGLELAHPFEVIDFLSEEPSDYGISCVGSRALSGQLHADMLSARNAKGESLAEGIRRIGGDPAALDVPLRVAGDTAAFVELHIEQGPVLEARELPIGVVTNVVGIRRALITVNGQPDHAGTTPMDIRRDALVGAARVIDAAHQRASKLSGNPHYVVATIGRIAMTPNVPNAVPGKVELMLEVRSDNQQVLDNFPEAVMATVENDLSELRLTAELATVSRAQPTDCSLLVMQAVETAAGSLGYASMRLPSGAGHDAVYLAPTGPIGMIFIPCLNGRSHCPEEWIEPSSLLDGTRVLYQSILNLDETLRPA, encoded by the coding sequence ATGTCCTTGCCTCCCCTTAACGCTGAACGCTTGTGGTCACGTGTCGAAGCCTTGTCGCGAATGACACTGCCTGATGTCCCGTGGACGCGTCGAGCTTTTTCACCGCTGTTCGAAGAGGCGCGCGCCTGGCTACGACAGGAGTTCGAAGCGGCCGGCCTGACCGTACGGCAGGATGCCGGCGGGAACCTGATAGGCTCGCGCGCCGGGCGCGAACCTGGCCTCAAGCCCATCGTCACAGGCTCGCATTGCGACACGGTGGTAGGCGGCGGCCGCTTCGATGGCATCATCGGCGTACTGGCCGGCATCGAGGTAGCGCATGCCATGCAAGAATCCGGTCTCGAGTTAGCACATCCCTTCGAGGTGATCGACTTCCTCTCTGAGGAACCTAGCGACTACGGCATCTCCTGTGTGGGAAGCCGCGCGCTATCGGGTCAGCTTCACGCCGACATGCTATCCGCACGCAACGCCAAGGGTGAATCATTGGCGGAGGGCATCCGTCGCATCGGTGGCGACCCCGCTGCTTTGGACGTGCCCTTGCGCGTTGCTGGTGACACGGCGGCATTTGTGGAGTTGCATATCGAACAAGGGCCTGTCCTTGAGGCGCGCGAGCTCCCGATCGGGGTCGTGACCAACGTCGTCGGCATTCGCCGTGCACTCATCACCGTCAACGGCCAGCCTGACCACGCCGGTACCACCCCAATGGACATCCGACGTGACGCATTGGTTGGAGCCGCACGCGTTATCGACGCGGCACATCAACGCGCGAGCAAGCTCAGTGGCAATCCGCACTACGTGGTCGCCACCATCGGCCGCATCGCCATGACGCCCAATGTGCCTAACGCCGTGCCCGGCAAGGTGGAATTGATGCTGGAGGTACGCAGCGATAATCAGCAAGTGTTGGACAACTTCCCGGAAGCCGTGATGGCAACGGTCGAGAATGACCTCAGCGAACTACGGTTGACTGCAGAACTGGCCACCGTCAGCCGTGCCCAACCGACCGACTGCTCGCTTCTGGTTATGCAAGCGGTGGAGACTGCAGCCGGCAGCCTGGGCTACGCGTCCATGCGCCTTCCGAGCGGTGCGGGCCACGATGCCGTGTATCTGGCTCCCACCGGACCCATCGGCATGATCTTCATTCCCTGCCTGAACGGACGCAGCCATTGCCCCGAGGAATGGATTGAGCCTTCCAGCCTGCTTGACGGTACACGCGTGCTGTACCAGTCCATTCTGAATCTGGACGAAACGCTGCGCCCTGCCTAG
- a CDS encoding allantoinase, producing MSDFDLVVRGNIVEAHGVVESGWLAVRDGKVVARGEGAAPGARDTVDARGQWILPGVVDGQVHSGSQCGQEGLGWASRAAAAGGVTVMVDMPYDDPEPVASRATLDAKIAEVERDCHVDVALFGTLNEIHGLRAAAGLIDGGVCAFKFSTFEATPGRFPRVAEDELYEAFRLIAPSGLACAVHNQMQELTRKNIASQVEVGDTGWDAFQRAHTPLIENLATGIIYEIGAETGARAHAVHVSTSRGFDLCNMYRRVGHRASIETCVQYLMLNHEEHTRRFGAKTKHYPPIRPKAEVDLLWTHIARGECTFVSSDHVSWGLERKEHPDIFKNASGGPGLETLLPAFWTGCEEHGIAPTMVVEQLCRNPARHFLLDDRKGSLAVGQDADIVILKPEHYAFDPADSLSAVKWSSFEGRRFTVRVAATWCRGQQVYVDGHIVNEKGHGRFLRPRLT from the coding sequence ATGAGCGATTTCGATTTGGTAGTTCGCGGCAATATCGTGGAGGCCCACGGGGTGGTCGAAAGCGGCTGGCTTGCCGTTCGAGACGGCAAGGTGGTGGCGCGCGGCGAGGGTGCCGCGCCGGGCGCACGCGACACCGTAGATGCGCGCGGACAGTGGATTCTTCCCGGTGTCGTCGACGGCCAGGTTCACTCAGGCAGCCAGTGCGGGCAGGAGGGGCTGGGCTGGGCTTCGCGCGCGGCGGCCGCCGGTGGCGTGACCGTCATGGTCGACATGCCTTACGACGATCCTGAACCTGTGGCGTCGCGTGCCACACTCGATGCCAAGATTGCTGAGGTCGAGCGCGACTGCCACGTGGACGTGGCTCTATTTGGCACGTTAAACGAAATCCATGGTCTTCGGGCCGCCGCCGGCCTCATCGATGGCGGTGTCTGCGCTTTCAAGTTCTCTACCTTCGAAGCCACACCAGGACGGTTTCCCCGCGTTGCTGAGGACGAGCTTTACGAGGCCTTTCGGCTGATAGCTCCATCGGGGCTCGCATGCGCCGTTCACAACCAGATGCAAGAACTCACGCGCAAAAACATCGCCAGCCAGGTCGAGGTCGGTGATACGGGGTGGGATGCATTCCAGAGGGCGCACACGCCCCTGATCGAGAACCTGGCGACCGGCATCATCTACGAGATCGGCGCCGAGACCGGTGCCCGCGCGCATGCCGTGCACGTCTCGACCTCGCGCGGCTTTGATCTGTGCAACATGTACCGCCGCGTCGGGCACAGGGCCAGCATCGAAACCTGCGTGCAGTACCTGATGCTCAATCACGAAGAGCATACGCGACGATTTGGCGCCAAGACCAAGCACTATCCGCCGATCCGGCCCAAGGCCGAAGTCGATCTGTTGTGGACGCACATCGCCCGCGGCGAATGCACCTTTGTCTCGTCGGACCACGTCAGTTGGGGACTTGAACGCAAAGAGCACCCTGACATCTTCAAGAATGCCTCGGGCGGCCCTGGCCTGGAAACCTTGCTGCCAGCGTTCTGGACCGGCTGCGAGGAACACGGCATTGCGCCCACCATGGTAGTCGAACAGCTTTGCCGCAATCCGGCCCGCCACTTTCTGCTGGATGATCGCAAAGGTTCGCTGGCTGTCGGCCAGGACGCCGATATCGTGATCCTTAAACCCGAGCACTACGCGTTCGATCCGGCCGACAGTCTGTCGGCGGTGAAGTGGAGCTCCTTCGAAGGCCGCAGGTTCACCGTGCGTGTGGCGGCCACCTGGTGCCGCGGCCAGCAGGTCTACGTTGATGGACACATCGTCAACGAAAAGGGCCACGGCCGTTTCCTCCGCCCGCGCCTCACGTAA
- a CDS encoding transcriptional regulator, LysR family: MKINLRQIEVFRAIMLSGSISGASRLLLVSQPAVSRLISYTEQRLGFLLFERIKGRLYPTPEAQRLFEEVSSLYESVQRVNDVAENLVENRIGQLRVACSPNIGQSLMPRAIAIFCQRYPDIRIALHTLIPGALLKGLLTHQVELGIAYMPVAHPSLEIRPLYRNRIVAALPAGHALTARDEITTRDLIDEPLVGYNSDIPFGQLVQQLFGNDAGQPLPRVEVTQAHVACAMVQAGIGVALVDEITMQGPIWSNIVTKPIAPEINAPIDVFSIQFQPLSRLAVEFISVLESLRS; encoded by the coding sequence ATGAAGATCAACCTTCGCCAGATCGAAGTCTTTCGGGCCATCATGCTCAGCGGCTCCATCAGCGGAGCATCAAGGTTGCTGTTGGTGTCCCAGCCAGCGGTAAGTCGCTTGATCTCGTATACGGAGCAGCGCCTCGGCTTTCTGCTGTTCGAGCGCATCAAGGGCCGCCTTTATCCAACACCCGAGGCTCAGCGGCTGTTCGAGGAAGTCAGTTCGCTGTATGAGAGCGTGCAACGGGTCAACGATGTAGCTGAGAATCTGGTCGAGAATCGCATCGGACAGCTGCGCGTGGCGTGCAGTCCGAACATCGGACAGTCGTTGATGCCGCGCGCCATTGCCATTTTCTGTCAGCGCTACCCTGATATCAGGATCGCTCTACACACTCTGATACCAGGAGCCCTCCTCAAAGGCTTGCTGACGCATCAGGTGGAACTGGGCATCGCGTATATGCCGGTTGCTCACCCCAGCCTTGAAATCCGGCCGCTGTACAGGAATCGTATCGTCGCTGCGCTTCCCGCCGGCCACGCCTTGACAGCGCGAGATGAAATTACGACGCGCGACCTGATCGACGAGCCGCTGGTTGGATACAACAGCGACATTCCATTTGGCCAACTGGTCCAACAGTTATTCGGCAACGATGCAGGCCAACCGCTCCCTCGTGTTGAAGTCACGCAAGCTCATGTGGCCTGCGCAATGGTGCAAGCGGGGATTGGCGTCGCCCTGGTGGATGAAATTACGATGCAGGGGCCGATCTGGTCCAATATCGTGACGAAACCGATTGCACCGGAGATCAACGCACCCATCGACGTTTTCAGCATTCAGTTCCAGCCGTTATCCCGGCTGGCGGTGGAATTCATTTCCGTTCTGGAGTCACTGCGCTCCTGA
- a CDS encoding 4-hydroxy-3-polyprenylbenzoate decarboxylase: MSVLALETGRRHCRRVRDSMALQARWRGRYSHIRKETTMSFRANTSGLAARDSRCQSMRNLVDELQQSGQLLHVAAPVDTRYEMSAYLAQLSSGPAVQFDAVEGHALAAVGNLLNSLPRIAHGLGTTQAAMQQRIIDAIDQGVAPIRLTDGPCQQTVIGSPDLQKELPAPLFFPKETGPYITAGVIFARDSATGRGNVSFARIKMLQENFGMVGIAPNHHLAVMARAARERGEKLQIAVTIGNHPAILIAAALYLRLGDDELEAAGALLGAPVQTVACRTIDLDVPAHCEIVLEGTLDIDVHHEEGLVSEYHGMYEPYGSGPVAEFHCLTRRDDALFQIIQPGYYPEHTLIGGVAIAAGLARTLRAAAVPVREVAVAHGGCGRLNAVVSLHAHRAGEARKVMFALWGNVNLIKNVTVVDDDVDPWDATQVEWAVATRMRPDRDLLIAPGARTDRSEPIKQNGLASKMGMDATRKDADRPDWDRAVPPPDMMEKVRAKLAGAGDLDVADNGRGLDGR; this comes from the coding sequence ATGAGCGTCCTTGCTCTGGAGACCGGCAGGCGTCATTGCCGCCGCGTGCGGGACAGCATGGCGCTCCAGGCCAGGTGGCGCGGCCGCTACTCACATATCCGAAAAGAAACGACCATGAGCTTCAGAGCAAACACGTCTGGATTGGCAGCGCGGGATTCCCGGTGCCAGTCGATGCGCAACTTAGTCGATGAGTTGCAACAAAGCGGACAACTTCTGCACGTCGCCGCTCCGGTCGATACCCGATACGAGATGTCGGCGTATCTGGCGCAACTGTCCAGCGGCCCGGCTGTGCAGTTCGATGCAGTCGAGGGACACGCGTTGGCCGCTGTCGGCAATTTGCTCAATTCGCTTCCTCGCATTGCGCACGGCCTGGGCACGACGCAGGCCGCCATGCAACAGCGCATTATCGATGCGATCGATCAGGGCGTTGCCCCGATCCGGCTAACTGACGGGCCCTGCCAGCAGACGGTGATCGGCTCACCGGACCTGCAGAAGGAACTGCCCGCGCCACTGTTTTTCCCGAAGGAAACCGGCCCTTACATTACCGCGGGTGTGATCTTTGCGCGTGACAGCGCGACCGGAAGAGGAAACGTGTCCTTTGCGCGGATCAAGATGCTGCAAGAAAATTTCGGCATGGTCGGCATTGCACCGAATCATCACCTGGCCGTCATGGCGCGTGCGGCGAGGGAGCGGGGTGAAAAGCTGCAGATTGCGGTCACCATTGGCAACCATCCGGCAATCCTGATCGCCGCGGCGCTCTATCTGCGCCTGGGCGACGACGAACTGGAAGCCGCAGGTGCGCTGTTGGGCGCGCCCGTGCAAACCGTGGCTTGTCGAACGATCGATCTGGATGTGCCGGCGCATTGCGAAATCGTGCTGGAAGGTACGCTCGACATCGATGTCCATCACGAGGAAGGACTGGTGTCGGAGTATCACGGCATGTATGAGCCCTATGGCAGTGGCCCTGTTGCGGAGTTCCATTGCCTGACACGGCGCGATGATGCTCTGTTTCAGATAATCCAGCCTGGCTACTATCCCGAACATACGCTCATCGGCGGAGTGGCGATCGCCGCCGGACTGGCGAGAACCCTCCGTGCTGCAGCGGTCCCGGTGCGCGAAGTGGCGGTCGCACATGGGGGCTGTGGCCGCCTGAACGCGGTCGTCAGTCTGCACGCCCACCGCGCTGGCGAAGCAAGGAAAGTCATGTTCGCCCTGTGGGGCAACGTCAACCTGATCAAGAATGTGACTGTCGTCGATGACGATGTCGATCCGTGGGACGCAACCCAGGTCGAATGGGCAGTCGCCACGCGCATGCGTCCCGACCGCGATTTACTGATCGCACCAGGTGCCCGCACCGACCGGTCTGAGCCCATCAAGCAGAATGGCCTCGCCAGCAAGATGGGGATGGACGCGACTCGCAAGGATGCCGATCGCCCTGACTGGGATCGGGCCGTTCCTCCGCCCGACATGATGGAGAAGGTTCGCGCGAAACTCGCGGGTGCAGGCGATCTCGATGTCGCGGACAACGGCAGGGGGCTAGATGGGCGATAG